The Channa argus isolate prfri chromosome 22, Channa argus male v1.0, whole genome shotgun sequence genome has a window encoding:
- the LOC137107798 gene encoding four and a half LIM domains protein 1-like has protein sequence MAESSRCFYCREDLGGKRFVRSEGRPVCVRCHTKFCANSCAECRRPISVETKELSHKGRYWHEECFRCAKCYKPLAKEPFSTKDDRIMCGKCCSREDAPRCHGCYKPILAGAESVEYKGNSWHDECFTCFNCKQPIGSQSFLSKGNDVYCSPCYDKKFAKQCVSCKKPITSGGVNYQDQPWHSHCFLCSSCSKPLAGSSFTKHQDQVFCVDCYKTCVAKKCSGCQNPITGFGKGVNVVNYEGGSWHEYCFNCRRCSLSLLNKPFVAKGRDVLCTNCGNKE, from the exons ATGGCTGAAAGTTCACGTTGTTTCTACTGTCGGGAAGACCTCGGGGGGAAGAGGTTCGTCCGCAGCGAGGGCAGGCCCGTGTGCGTCCGCTGCCACACCAAGTTCTGCGCCAACTCCTGCGCTGAGTGCCGACGGCCCATCTCTGTGGAAACAAAG GAGCTCAGCCACAAGGGCCGATATTGGCACGAAGAGTGTTTCCGATGTGCCAAGTGTTACAAGCCTCTGGCCAAGGAGCCCTTCAGCACCAAGGACGACCGCATCATGTGTGGAAAGTGCTGCTCCAGGGAGGATGCTCCACGCTGCCATGGCTGCTACAAACCCATACTGGCCG GCGCAGAGAGTGTGGAGTACAAAGGCAACTCGTGGCACGACGAATGTTTCACCTGTTTCAACTGTAAACAACCAATAGGCTCCCAGAGCTTTCTTTCCAAAGGAAATGACGTTTACTGCAGCCCCTGCTATGACAAGAAATTTGCCAAACAGTGCGTCAGCTGcaaaaag CCCATAACCTCCGGAGGAGTCAACTACCAGGACCAGCCGTGGCACAGTCACTGTTTTCTGTGCAGCTCTTGCTCCAAGCCCCTGGCAGGGTCGAGTTTCACCAAGCATCAGGACCAGGTCTTCTGTGTCGACTGCTACAAGACCTGTGTGGCCAAGAAATGCAGCGGCTGCCAAAATCCCATCACAG GTTTTGGTAAGGGAGTGAATGTCGTGAACTACGAGGGCGGCTCCTGGCACGAATACTGCTTCAACTGCAGGAGATGCTCCCTCAGTTTGCTCAACAAGCCATTTGTAGCCAAGGGAAGAGACGTCCTCTGCACCAACTGTGGAAACAAGGAGTAA
- the LOC137107797 gene encoding adhesion G-protein coupled receptor G6, with product MSSLQKFPHAFFTLFLLSSSVSSVEQVPQSSLWGKVADFGNSCSHWSLRPHVSIPALHEFTVCLYIKFDKVLASSLWTAFMYRHPVNQYVELGMGGKQGHLVVWLFGGEWTTQIVLVPSQWYSLCLTWSHVKDRPALYVNGNLVEMAARDVNTPPSSSCKLAPDGTLTLGATHTLKNGKILVIPFTSMPGKLSLFRLWGRERSTQEVTSLNCSEGDLVNWETDNWDTQICAPLPDPSLKCEWSIFEVRLTFFIIRHDGNHTELFKARDKAHRWLEKVLPVNMYLHGLSVFEVTRSSEEESLIKPSREDMLGGRAVPGVNRYDCLAYVNVIPSLDVATVQVEINTKLGAPNPEPNDLLHLQVDVYSIYATPVERFSIATTHPSTIKPEVVTKPFPVTTTSRPFTAFPATTFKTTTTPDTSTSVATATTIKTSPADASELFFEVQMNVSLTGDYEPEQILSTWLNSSLPDNIMMVLDLQLLPKAQRRYRRHLTTDGVHALSRVSCIFQVQVMMSPSDTLQMENEIRDPLLKPFTNGSISIRTEDIQISRILILNCNAEIHQTRRGLFEWPTTAGGKNATQPCPKNPQQFATRHCRLCLSTHWMAPDLEACALVVQTIPDLDDVDVTAENALDVVEMIEGLLNNHSTLSYKELVTVLNKLKDIVTLGVVTPNMGQALVNVISDILKSDSHLVPFTNIILNITDTIGNRMVGYEGTFTLVAPAIGISVVDVVPGQFSSLTFGVSSDSTGTNPQIFINKDPFNSTVAFISLPSVLQRNFPQKSMNQNLPRVQFQFYGMPLLFTSSQKGQTLNTFVVSASVINASSPIKNLDEYVKVMLQHLIPNTPYRDVQCVYWNFNKNDGHGGWDDYGCRKYNSSSDYTTCLCDHLTHFGVLLDVSRTQVDPANEQILTIITYLGCGVSSLFLGITVLTYTVFEKLRRDYPSQILINLSLALLGLNLVFLVNSWVSSWGLYGLCVTVASMMHYFLLASFTWMGLEAVNMYLALVKVFNVYVPSYILKFCVLGWGLPLVICILVLVVNREAYGNHLYTDFQPSLGSPHNSDSFCWLQDNVTFYVSVVAYAVLVFIFNTAVFVVVLLQIRHMQVNSPAGTRSGLMHDLKGVASLTLLLGLTWTIGFFTWGPARVVLLYLFSGLNTLQGLFIFLFHCLMKENVRKQWRIHICIGRFRLDEYSEWSNSASVGIVAKPRSHPLVPSIRSVKSSSTESTSASSDSSQRDSSCKRPNLGLFVNSLALPRAQRCPTGTGALPSQRGMNPTPGWRNNLLGQQEQRQIMQHMHMQCNT from the exons ATGAGTTCCCTTCAAAAATTCCCGCATGCATTTTTCACACTGTTTCTGCTGAGCAGTTCGGTTTCTTCAGTGGAGCAAG TGCCTCAGTCTAGTCTGTGGGGGAAGGTGGCCGACTTCGGCAACAGCTGCAGCCACTGGAGTTTACGGCCTCACGTCTCCATCCCTGCACTGCACGAGTTTACCGTCTGCCTCTACATAAAGTTTGACAAA GTCTTGGCTTCCTCACTGTGGACTGCCTTCATGTACCGTCATCCTGTGAACCAATATGTTGAACTGGGCATGGGCGGAAAGCAGGGTCATTTAGTAGTCTGGCTGTTTGGGGGGGAATGGACAACTCAGATCGTCCTCGTTCCATCACAGTGGTACTCGCTGTGCCTGACTTGGTCCCATGTAAAAGACAGACCTGCTCTATATGTCAATGGAAACCTGGTAGAAATGGCAG CACGTGATGTCAACACTCCTCCCTCATCTTCCTGCAAACTGGCCCCCGATGGAACACTTACGCTGGGTGCCACGCACACCCTGAAGAACGGGAAGATCCTGGTGATTCCATTTACCAGCATGCCGGGCAAGTTATCACTGTTTCGGCTATGGGGGCGAGAGCGCAGCacacaggaagtgacatcacTGAACTGCAGCGAGGGGGACCTGGTGAACTGGGAGACGGACAACTGGGACACTCAGATCTGTGCTCCGCTCCCTGATCCTAGCCTGAAGTGTG AATGGTCCATTTTTGAAGTGAGACTGACTTTTTTCATCATACGTCATGATGGGAACCATACAGAGCTCTTCAAGGCCAGAGACAAAGCACATCGCTGG CTTGAAAAGGTGCTGCCTGTCAACATGTATTTGCACGGACTGTCTGTGTTTGAAGTAACCAG GTCCAGTGAGGAAGAGAGCCTCATAAAACCATCACGTGAAGACATGCTG GGTGGGAGGGCTGTCCCTGGTGTCAACAG GTATGACTGCCTGGCTTACGTAAACGTGATTCCCAGTTTGGATGTGGCAACTGTGCAGGTCGAGATAAACACAAAACTCGGTGCCCCTAACCCAGAACCCAATGATCTGCTACACCTGCAGGTTGATGTATACAGCATATACGCCACACCTGTCG AAAGATTCTCTATTGCCACCACCCATCCTTCAACCATCAAACCTGAGGTGGTGACAAAGCCCTTTCCAGTCACAACCACATCACGACCTTTCACTGCCTTCCCTGCCACCACATTTAAAACCACAACCACCCCAGATACTTCTACCAGTGTAGccacagccaccaccatcaAAACAAGTCCTGCAGATGCCTCGG AGCTGTTTTTTGAGGTTCAAATGAATGTGTCCCTAACAGGAGACTATGAGCCAGAGCAGATTCTTTCCACATGG CTCAACTCCAGTCTCCCGGACAACATAATGATGGTGCTTGACCTGCAGTTGCTGCCTAAGGCGCAAAG ACGTTACAGACGTCACCTAACTACTGATGGC GTACACGCACTTTCAAG AGTGAGCTGTATTTTCCAGGTTCAGGTCATGATGTCGCCGTCAGACACTCTGCAAATGGAGAATGAGATTCGAGACCCACTTCTAAAGCCTTTTACCAATGGCTCAATCTCCATAAGAACTGAGGACATACAGATAAGCCGCATAT TGATATTAAACTGCAACGCAGAAATCCACCAGACTAGGAGAGGCCTTTTTGAGTGGCCCACGACTGCGGGAGGGAAGAACGCAACTCAACCATGTCCCAAAAACCCTCAACAATTCGCTACCAGACACTG TAGACTCTGCCTCAGTACCCATTGGATGGCCCCAGACCTGGAAGCCTGCGCTCTAGTGGTGCAAACCATCCCAGATCTGGATGATGTTGATGTCACTGCTG AGAATGCACTGGATGTGGTGGAGATGATTGAGGGTTTACTAAACAACCATTCCACACTCAGCTACAAGGAGCTTGTGACAGTCCTCAACAAGCTGAAGGACATCGTTACCCTCGGTGTGGTCACACCAAACATGGGCCAAGCTCTGGTCAATGTCATCTCTGACATTCTGAAGTCTGACAGCCACTTGGTGCCTTTTACTAACAT AATTTTGAATATCACAGACACAATTGGAAACAGGATGGTGGGTTATGAGGGCACCTTCACCTTGGTTGCTCCAGCCATTGGTATTTCAGTGGTGGATGTAGTTCCTGGACAGTTTTCCAGTTTAACATTTGGAGTGTCGTCAGACAGCACAGGCACAAATCCCCAG ATTTTTATCAACAAGGACCCATTCAATAGCACAGTGGCTTTTATCTCCCTGCCATCTGTCCTGCAGCGTAACTTCCCACAAAAAAGCATGAACCAGAATCTACCAAGAGTCCAGTTTCAATTCTATGGCATGCCGTTACTCTTCACG AGCAGTCAAAAGGGTCAGACCCTCAACACTTTTGTGGTGTCAGCCAGTGTGATCAACGCCAGCTCTCCAATCAAAAACCTTGATGAATATGTCAAAGTCATGCTCCAACATCTTATACCTAATACA CCTTACAGGGATGTACAGTGCGTGTACTGGAACTTTAATAAAAATG ATGGACACGGAGGCTGGGATGATTATGGCTGCAGAAAGTacaacagcagctctgactACACAACGTGCCTTTGTGATCACCTCACGCACTTCGGAGTTCTTCTG GATGTCTCCAGGACTCAGGTGGACCCAGCTAATGAGCAGATTCTGACCATTATTACCTATCTTGGTTGCGGAGTCTCATCGCTGTTCTTGGGAATAACTGTTCTCACGTACACAGTTTTTGA GAAGCTGCGCAGAGATTACCCCTCTCAGATCCTCATTAACCTCTCTCTGGCCCTGCTCGGTTTAAACCTAGTGTTCCTGGTCAACTCCTGGGTGTCCTCCTGGGGTTTGTACGGTCTCTGTGTCACTGTTGCATCCATGATGCACTACTTCCTCCTGGCTTCATTCACCTGGATGGGATTAGAGGCCGTTAACATGTACTTAGCCCTCGTCAAAGTCTTCAACGTCTACGTGCCCTCATACATCCTCAAGTTCTGTGTTCTGGGATGGG GGCTTCCTCTGGTGATCTGCATCCTCGTGCTCGTTGTGAATAGAGAGGCCTACGGCAATCACCTCTACACAGACTTTCAGCCCAGCTTAGGCTCACCACACAACTCTGACAGCTT CTGCTGGCTGCAGGACAATGTAACGTTCTACGTGTCTGTGGTTGCCTATGCCGTGCTGGTCTTTATCTTCAATACCGCG GTTTTTGTGGTGGTTTTGCTCCAGATTCGTCACATGCAAGTTAACAGCCCAGCCGGGACCCGCAGTGGGCTGATGCATGACCTGAAGGGAGTTGCCAGTCTCACCTTGTTACTTGGACTAACATGGACTATTGGCTTCTTTACCTGGGGGCCAGCCAGAGTAGTTCTGCTCTACCTGTTCTCAGGCCTCAACACCCTGCAAG GccttttcatctttcttttccACTGCCTAATGAAGGAGAATGTCAGAAAACAGTGGAGGATTCACATCTGTATTGGGCGTTTCCGACTTGACGAATACTCTG AGTGGAGCAACTCGGCCTCTGTTGGAATTGTGGCCAAACCCAGATCACATCCTCTAGTACCATCCATTCGCTCAGTCAAGTCCAGCTCCACGGAGAGCACATCTGCTTCCTCTGACTCCAGCCAGAGAGACTCGTCCTGCAAGAGACCAAACCTGG